In Bacillus pumilus, the sequence GACCTGCCTGAATATCCGTACGAGAATCAACACGTGCAATAAACGATTGACCATCGAGAGAAGAATAAAGCATTGTTTCTGCTCCCATTAATTCGGCCACTTCTACGTTTGCATCAATTTTTGTTCCTTCAGATGCCTCTATAAACACAGGCTCATCATGGAAGTCTTCTGGCCTTATGCCAAGAATGACATCCTTTCCGATATAGCCTTGACTACGTAATACCTTCATCTTTCCTTCGGGTACACGAATGTGCGTTTTTCCAACTGCGATGGCGCCGTCAGAAAGTTTTCCTGTAAAAAAGTTCATCGCAGGAGAGCCAATGAATCCGCCTACAAACACATTCTCTGGGTTCTCATACACATCCTTCGGCGCGCCCACCTGCTGAATAAAGCCATCTTTCATCACAACAAGGCGAGTAGCCATTGTCATGGCTTCGGTCTGATCATGTGTGACATAGATAAATGTCGTTTGCAGGCGCTGGTGAAGTTTAGAAATTTCAGCACGCATCTGAACACGGAGTTTTGCATCTAAATTTGAGAGCGGCTCATCTAAAAGAAAGACTTTTGCATCGCGCACAATCGCTCGGCCAAGTGCAACACGCTGTCTTTGACCGCCAGACAGTGCTTTTGGTTTTCTGTCTAAATATTGTTCAAGTCCTAATATTTTAGCCGCATTTCGAACCCGCTCATCAATTTCAGATTTAGGAAACTTCCGCAGCTTTAATCCAAAAGCCATATTATCGTACACATTCATGTGAGGATATAATGCATAGTTTTGGAAAACCATCGCAATATCCCGGTCTTTTGGCGCTACGTCATTCATCCGTTTTCCGTCTAACAGAAAGTCCCCTTGTGAAATTTCTTCAAGACCTGCAATCATGCGAAGTGTTGTTGATTTTCCGCAGCCCGATGGACCAACAAACACAATAAATTCTTTATCCTGTATATGTAGATTAAAGTTGTCTACTGCTGTTACCTTGTTATCGTACACTTTATAAATTTGATTGAGCATCATTTCAGCCATAGATGATAGCCTCCCAGTCTCCTTTTGAAAGCGCTTTACTTATAAGTAAAGTGTATAGAATGGGCAAGAGTCTGTAAATGGACAACGTGCACAACATCTTATTTTCATTTTTGGGCAGGATGCTCACGTCCTCCGTTATTTATGAAAGGTCGAGAAGACTCATCATAAGGTAAGCAGCCGATGCTTCTGAAAAATGTCGTATATCTAGACCTGTGCGCTCAATAAATTTATCGATCCGATATTGAAGGCTGTTTCGGTGAACATATAAAGCTTTTGCTGCCTGCGATGCATTTAAATTACATTCCATATAGGTCATAAGGGTTCGGTAAACATCCCGATCAAAGACCGTTTCTTTAAAGACATCAGAAATAGCGTCAGAAACCACATAGGCATCATAACGAATGAGAGATGGAAGACATTGATAAAATGTAGCAACCCCTGACCTAAGCTTGCCTCGCTGCATATGCCACAAAAAGAGCTGATGTTCATTTAACAATCTCATCTGTAAATGGTCATTTGGCAAGTGCAGCTGTCCTTGTAAAAAGACAGAGTCTGTTAAAAAATCACTTGTGATGGCCTGAGACAAATCATTTAACTGATCTAATTGACCATTTTCTGACGTGGCGTTTGTTTGAATCAGCATAGCTGTATCAGCGCCTGTCCATATGAATTGAGTGCATTCGAGGCTGCTATTCACAGCCTCTTTTATTTGCTGTCTTTGTTCTGCTTGATGGTCCATTTTAAAATAATGAACACGGACGGGATGGTGGACGGTTAATGGTTTGTTTTCAAAAAGATAGCTGTACCATTTCTGTTCATCCTCAGTCTGCTGCGTGTGAGATAGATCAATTGGTGTAAGGAAAGAATTGAGAAGAAGTGTTTCTCTTGCTGTAAGCGCCGTTTTGTCTACTCCAAATAGTTCGCCTTCGTCCGTTTGATACCAAAGAAACTGTTTGTCATTTGTTGGTGAACTGATGATATGGTGTCCGTAAACAAGCTTTAACTTTTCTAACATGGCGAGGCTCCTTAAATAGTTTAATCATAGACATGGAATAGCATTAATTCGTGGATTTCTTCTTTTAGGGTTGGTTCGACTTCATGAGGCGGAAGCTGGGAGCCCCATTCAATATCACCCGTTTTGTGGTAGATGCCTTCATAGTGCGCACCATTGTGAAAGAAGGATATTTTCCAGCCTGGCAATTGTGCTTTCTTAAAGAGAGGTTTCCATTGAAAATGAGAAATCATATCATCATTGCCTCCTTGCTTTTATTGATGAAACAATAAATAAACACGACAATACGGAAACAACCTTGAACTTGATTTTATTGTATCTCATCTGATGAAAAGAGCATAGGAAAAGCATAGATTTCAGAACCGACACGCGACAAAAACAATCAATAGACGTTCGCGTGGTCTGTAGTTGTGAGTGCTGTTTGTGAAAGGTAAGACGTGTAATCCACAATTCTTTTCCCGATCAGCCATTCTGATTTTTTCAAGGACGCATGCTGGAAAATCTCACGGCCTGGGCGAGAATTGGCTTCAAACATCCAGATTGCGCCTGTGTGATCAATGCCTAAGTCAAAACCAATTTCACCAATATGGCCGGGCATATTTTCGTCTATCACCTGACTAAGCGTGATGGCAGTATGAGAAAGCTGTTGCAAAATCTGCAAACGCTTCTTCTCTTCAGGAAAGACATCATAGAGTGTTTTGACCGATCCTCCGTGTAACTGATGGGTCGTGACTGTTTGATTTCCTGAAACTTTTGCCGCTGCTGCCGTGACTGTCCAATGACCATACTTATTTTTATTCGTATGAACTCTGAAATCCAGCGGTTGATTGTCTATATGCAGAAGTTCAATGCCTTGTTGGGCAATAATTTCATGAATGACGCAATCTTTTCGCAGCTGTTTGACGAAATGGTCTACTGAATCATATGAAATGGACTTCCCTTTATTCGAACGTACAATGATTCCGTTATGCACTGATTTTAATTGATAAATACCGTCTCCATGACTTCCGTTTGTCGGTTTTAAGTAAATGACATGATGCAGATGGAGGAGTGTTTCTATTTTACTTATAGCGTCCACAGGATCTAATTGTATGGAATGTGGCAGAAAGGACAATGTTCGTTTATCTGTTAATAGTTGCTCATGTATATGCCATTTATTAAAAAAATAAGGGTTGAACCAAGGGATATCGTAGTCTTGAGTGAGTTTCCGCTTTGTATCTTGAATGAAAGCCGACTGAGCAGCCTTTCTACTTGGAAGCCGGTCATAAACAACTGACGGCAGAGGGAGTTGTTTTTTAACCCATCTTTCCTCTTGATAGAGCAATCCTTCTACTATTCCTTTTTCCCAATCAATAGAATGAGTACCAAAAACATATGCAAAACCAGCATGTTGTTTGCAGGATTGCAGCAGCCTGATAAAAAAATCTGATCTTGCTCCTAATGGCTGTGTACTTTGCTCAAAACCTGCGGTGAAAATGCCAATCAGTGGCCCTATAAAGAGTGTATGGTCAGCGATGATGACATCAGCTTTTGATTGGTAAGGAATCAGTAAATCGATGTATAGATCTTTCGATAATAAAATTTTATGTGTTTGTTGATGGTAGGTAATGGTGAAGTCATCTACTAAACGAGACCCCAAAGCAAGAGAATAGATTGCATTCTGCTGTTTAAAATGGATGGGAAGATGAATTGTTTTTTCACTTGTGAGATGAGGGACGATGATGCAGCGATTTCTGTTCATAAGAAGCCTCCTTCGGCTGAGACATCATAGATTGTGCATGTTGAAGAATGAATTGGATCAATTGGTTTTCCTTTTCAGGGTAAGCCTTTATAAGAGCCGATCGTCCTGGCTTTGATCTTATATTTGATATGAAAAGTCTGCCTTCATTTGTATGAAGTAAATCTACAGCGAACTCAAAGCATGGAGAGTAAGTTTTATCTATATATGCTGGGAGAGATGACTGAATGGATGCAATATCATCTAATAGGAGCTCTTTGATGTGTGGCTGCAATGAATGTAAGTAGTGGTCAAAGCCTACCACATGATTTGAATTTTGTGCATTGCTTAAAAGGCTATTTTCCACAGGTGATTTTGTGTGAATCCCCATGCTATTCCATTGATTTTGTGAATCTTTCATAAGAAAAACTCTAATTTCATTGAATAAAAAATCTTTTTGATCACTCGTGTTAAAAAATTGAAGAAAATATCGGCCTACAAACTTTTTGCACCAGCGTTCAACTTCTGATGGACGAGAAAATGTGATGACCTGCTCGGAACTTAGCTGAACAGTGAATGTTGTTTTGTCTTTTAAAGAAATGAAGTAAGTAGATGCTGCTTGCTGTTGAGAGAGTGACTGCATTTTACAATATCCACCACTCCTTACCATATTGAGCAGGTCCGAGGGCTCTTTCAATAATGAGCATACAGGTAAATATGGCTGTAAAGAAGGAAGGAGACGGAGCTGCTCAAATAGCACCATTTTATTTGGGATTCCAGTATTCAAAAAAATTGTTTTTGGATACATTTTTAGCCATTCCATGATTGGTTTAGCTTGTTTAGATTGTGCGTCATGCTGGTAAAGACATCGATCGTAAATCAAGTCTGGAATTTGAAATTCTGCTGCTGCAAACCCTTTGTCATTCGTATATTTTTGACCTTGTATCAAATTCGAAGCAGGCTTTAAATCAAGAGGTGTAAAACGAACAACCTCTAAATCAAAAGATGAGGCAGCTTTGGCGAGCTGACGTGTGAATGCCTCTTCATGCTGCGGAGAAAGGGCCACAATACCTAACGTTGACGTCATTAAAAAACACCTTCTTTTCAATTTCATTTTTTACCATCAGAAAAACACTTTTTCATGATTTTACAGAAACCTTGCGCTCCTTTATCATTACGACAGATTGCTTTATCAAATGTCTCGCTGCATGCTTCATTTGCTTGGAATCTTGACAACAACTATAATACGTAGAGATTAAAACAATAAACATCGGGTGTTGTTTGAAAGGTAGATGACGACTTTGAATATATTCACAACGTTTATCTTTATGATTGTTATAGGAGCAGTCATAGGAGCAGCGACAAACCATCTTGCAATTAAAATGCTTTTTCGTCCTT encodes:
- a CDS encoding YheE family protein — encoded protein: MISHFQWKPLFKKAQLPGWKISFFHNGAHYEGIYHKTGDIEWGSQLPPHEVEPTLKEEIHELMLFHVYD
- a CDS encoding YheC/YheD family protein — encoded protein: MTSTLGIVALSPQHEEAFTRQLAKAASSFDLEVVRFTPLDLKPASNLIQGQKYTNDKGFAAAEFQIPDLIYDRCLYQHDAQSKQAKPIMEWLKMYPKTIFLNTGIPNKMVLFEQLRLLPSLQPYLPVCSLLKEPSDLLNMVRSGGYCKMQSLSQQQAASTYFISLKDKTTFTVQLSSEQVITFSRPSEVERWCKKFVGRYFLQFFNTSDQKDFLFNEIRVFLMKDSQNQWNSMGIHTKSPVENSLLSNAQNSNHVVGFDHYLHSLQPHIKELLLDDIASIQSSLPAYIDKTYSPCFEFAVDLLHTNEGRLFISNIRSKPGRSALIKAYPEKENQLIQFILQHAQSMMSQPKEASYEQKSLHHRPSSHK
- a CDS encoding YheC/YheD family endospore coat-associated protein, with amino-acid sequence MNRNRCIIVPHLTSEKTIHLPIHFKQQNAIYSLALGSRLVDDFTITYHQQTHKILLSKDLYIDLLIPYQSKADVIIADHTLFIGPLIGIFTAGFEQSTQPLGARSDFFIRLLQSCKQHAGFAYVFGTHSIDWEKGIVEGLLYQEERWVKKQLPLPSVVYDRLPSRKAAQSAFIQDTKRKLTQDYDIPWFNPYFFNKWHIHEQLLTDKRTLSFLPHSIQLDPVDAISKIETLLHLHHVIYLKPTNGSHGDGIYQLKSVHNGIIVRSNKGKSISYDSVDHFVKQLRKDCVIHEIIAQQGIELLHIDNQPLDFRVHTNKNKYGHWTVTAAAAKVSGNQTVTTHQLHGGSVKTLYDVFPEEKKRLQILQQLSHTAITLSQVIDENMPGHIGEIGFDLGIDHTGAIWMFEANSRPGREIFQHASLKKSEWLIGKRIVDYTSYLSQTALTTTDHANVY
- a CDS encoding ABC transporter ATP-binding protein produces the protein MAEMMLNQIYKVYDNKVTAVDNFNLHIQDKEFIVFVGPSGCGKSTTLRMIAGLEEISQGDFLLDGKRMNDVAPKDRDIAMVFQNYALYPHMNVYDNMAFGLKLRKFPKSEIDERVRNAAKILGLEQYLDRKPKALSGGQRQRVALGRAIVRDAKVFLLDEPLSNLDAKLRVQMRAEISKLHQRLQTTFIYVTHDQTEAMTMATRLVVMKDGFIQQVGAPKDVYENPENVFVGGFIGSPAMNFFTGKLSDGAIAVGKTHIRVPEGKMKVLRSQGYIGKDVILGIRPEDFHDEPVFIEASEGTKIDANVEVAELMGAETMLYSSLDGQSFIARVDSRTDIQAGQSIPLAIDMNKAHFFDIDTELRIRSAE
- a CDS encoding helix-turn-helix domain-containing protein, which codes for MLEKLKLVYGHHIISSPTNDKQFLWYQTDEGELFGVDKTALTARETLLLNSFLTPIDLSHTQQTEDEQKWYSYLFENKPLTVHHPVRVHYFKMDHQAEQRQQIKEAVNSSLECTQFIWTGADTAMLIQTNATSENGQLDQLNDLSQAITSDFLTDSVFLQGQLHLPNDHLQMRLLNEHQLFLWHMQRGKLRSGVATFYQCLPSLIRYDAYVVSDAISDVFKETVFDRDVYRTLMTYMECNLNASQAAKALYVHRNSLQYRIDKFIERTGLDIRHFSEASAAYLMMSLLDLS